The Solibacillus sp. FSL R7-0682 genome includes a window with the following:
- a CDS encoding CueP family metal-binding protein, with translation MKWKLFAMCLLITGVLAACGEENKKVEDSAVTVVGETTNEINEPVVTQGQTDNIKELVESYSANKQTDEKASITSRQLIVTDIKNNETVYDLPEDEFFVSIAPYINETHPCKDHSLTGCQGELVGQEIDVFIENEKGEIIVDEKLTTLENGFIDLWLPRNEAFIIQMEYDGKKVEGDLATFDEDGTCVTTLRLL, from the coding sequence ATGAAGTGGAAGTTATTTGCAATGTGTTTATTAATTACAGGTGTTTTAGCCGCATGTGGAGAAGAAAATAAGAAAGTTGAAGATTCTGCAGTGACTGTAGTGGGCGAAACGACAAATGAAATAAATGAACCGGTCGTTACACAAGGGCAAACGGATAATATTAAAGAATTGGTAGAAAGTTATAGTGCTAACAAACAAACGGATGAAAAAGCATCTATAACATCAAGACAGTTAATTGTTACAGATATTAAAAATAATGAAACAGTATATGACTTGCCAGAAGATGAATTTTTCGTGTCAATTGCACCGTACATAAACGAAACACATCCTTGTAAAGATCATAGCTTAACAGGCTGCCAAGGGGAATTGGTCGGGCAAGAAATTGATGTATTTATCGAAAATGAGAAAGGTGAAATTATTGTCGATGAAAAGCTTACAACGTTAGAAAATGGTTTTATTGATCTGTGGTTGCCACGAAATGAAGCGTTCATTATTCAAATGGAATATGACGGTAAGAAGGTTGAAGGGGATCTGGCAACCTTTGACGAAGATGGGACATGCGTTACAACGTTACGATTATTATAA
- the ahpF gene encoding alkyl hydroperoxide reductase subunit F: MLDNQIKAQLQQYLTMLEGDLVLKVSVGEDKTSKEMLELVTELEKMSPRITMEQTQLERTPSFSVNKVGEDSGVVFAGLPLGHEFTSLVLALLQVSGRAPKVDDAVIKRIKAIKQPMKFETYVSLTCHNCPDVVQALNIMAVLNPNISNTMVEGGAFQDEIKERDIMAVPTVFLNGENFGGGRMELEDILTKLGEVSDGSEFADIEPYDVLVVGGGPAGSAAAIYSARKGIRTGIVAERFGGQVNDTLSIENIVGIKATEGPAFVSSLEAHVLDYDIDVMKSQRATKIEKKDFVEVTLENGAVLKGKTVILSTGARYRQLGVPGEQEFKNKGVAYCPHCDGPIFKGKDVAVIGGGNSGVEAAIDLAGVVKHVTLIQRSGELKADKVLQERVNSLKNVTVITNALTQEITGDTKVNGLTYVDRVTGEEKHIALEGVFIQIGLLPNTEFLHGAVNMTEHGEIIVDKHGATNLPGVFAAGDCTDTAYKQIVISMGSGATAALGAFDYMIRNTIEQREMVNA, encoded by the coding sequence ATGTTAGATAATCAAATTAAAGCACAATTGCAGCAATACTTAACAATGCTTGAAGGAGACTTAGTATTAAAAGTAAGTGTTGGCGAAGATAAAACATCAAAAGAAATGTTAGAACTAGTAACAGAATTAGAAAAAATGTCTCCACGCATCACAATGGAACAAACACAATTAGAACGTACACCGAGCTTTAGCGTTAATAAAGTAGGAGAAGATTCTGGTGTTGTATTTGCAGGCTTACCACTAGGTCACGAATTTACATCTTTAGTGTTAGCGTTATTACAGGTTTCAGGCCGTGCACCAAAAGTAGATGATGCGGTAATTAAACGTATTAAAGCAATTAAACAACCTATGAAGTTTGAAACATATGTAAGCTTAACTTGTCACAACTGTCCAGATGTTGTCCAGGCGTTAAACATTATGGCTGTATTAAACCCAAACATTTCAAATACGATGGTTGAGGGTGGCGCATTCCAAGACGAAATTAAAGAACGAGACATTATGGCTGTACCTACAGTTTTCTTAAACGGTGAAAACTTCGGTGGTGGTCGAATGGAATTAGAAGATATTTTAACAAAACTTGGTGAAGTATCGGATGGATCTGAGTTTGCGGATATAGAACCTTATGATGTATTAGTTGTTGGTGGCGGTCCAGCGGGATCTGCTGCGGCGATTTATTCAGCACGAAAAGGGATCCGTACAGGTATCGTTGCAGAACGATTTGGTGGTCAAGTAAATGATACATTATCAATTGAAAACATTGTAGGAATAAAGGCTACAGAAGGTCCAGCGTTCGTATCTAGTTTAGAAGCGCACGTGTTAGACTATGACATCGATGTGATGAAATCTCAGCGTGCTACAAAGATCGAGAAAAAGGATTTCGTTGAAGTGACATTAGAAAACGGTGCCGTACTAAAAGGGAAGACTGTAATCCTTTCTACGGGTGCTCGTTACCGTCAGCTAGGTGTTCCGGGTGAGCAGGAATTTAAAAACAAAGGTGTAGCTTATTGCCCGCACTGTGATGGTCCAATTTTCAAAGGAAAAGACGTTGCAGTAATTGGTGGCGGTAACTCGGGTGTTGAAGCCGCAATTGATTTAGCTGGAGTAGTGAAACATGTAACGTTAATTCAACGTAGTGGAGAATTAAAGGCGGATAAAGTATTGCAAGAACGCGTGAATAGTTTGAAAAACGTAACAGTCATTACAAATGCTTTAACACAAGAAATTACTGGTGATACTAAAGTGAATGGATTAACATATGTTGATCGTGTGACGGGAGAAGAAAAACATATTGCACTTGAAGGTGTATTCATTCAAATTGGCTTATTACCTAACACTGAATTCCTACATGGTGCAGTTAACATGACGGAGCATGGTGAAATCATTGTTGATAAACACGGGGCTACAAATTTACCGGGCGTTTTTGCAGCGGGTGACTGCACAGATACTGCATACAAGCAAATAGTTATTTCAATGGGTTCTGGTGCAACAGCAGCACTTGGAGCATTTGATTATATGATTCGTAACACAATAGAACAACGTGAAATGGTAAATGCTTAA
- a CDS encoding MerR family transcriptional regulator, which translates to MKPTTYSIQQVSEITGLSKQVIRKWEDRYHIIQPQRLDNGYRIYTDNEIKILQQLIKLTNTGMTIKQAINNYLEQRTSSQINPIFQFREALIQAGTNANEHEILHILEQAHHKFGVEKMISQIVIPFLHEVGRLWCEKVWGEYQEAISSQTVRDFLSNVRRRFFVAEDAPLVIGSCLPGERHEIPMQILLIQCMLRGYRTIMLGPSPAESAIESAVQLKGPDIVLLTGSTEIAFTEHLENIQTLEKFALEHPHISFFIGGAGSESYYDQLQLHAIKLSRTIQDILPD; encoded by the coding sequence TTGAAGCCAACAACTTACTCTATTCAACAAGTTTCGGAAATAACAGGTCTTTCAAAACAAGTTATCCGGAAATGGGAAGATCGCTACCATATTATCCAACCACAAAGATTAGACAATGGTTACCGTATCTACACGGATAACGAAATAAAAATTTTACAACAACTTATTAAGCTAACAAATACCGGAATGACAATTAAACAAGCAATCAACAATTATTTAGAACAAAGGACTTCCTCACAGATCAACCCAATTTTTCAATTTCGGGAAGCACTTATTCAAGCCGGAACGAATGCAAACGAACATGAAATTCTTCACATTCTCGAACAAGCACACCATAAATTCGGTGTTGAAAAAATGATAAGCCAAATTGTCATCCCCTTTTTACATGAAGTAGGTCGACTTTGGTGTGAAAAAGTTTGGGGAGAATATCAAGAAGCAATTAGCAGTCAAACAGTGCGAGATTTTTTAAGTAATGTAAGACGCCGCTTTTTTGTCGCAGAGGACGCCCCTCTTGTTATAGGAAGTTGTCTACCTGGAGAAAGACATGAAATTCCTATGCAAATATTGCTTATTCAGTGCATGCTTAGAGGCTATCGGACAATAATGCTCGGTCCATCACCTGCGGAAAGCGCGATTGAATCTGCCGTACAACTAAAAGGACCCGATATCGTCCTGTTAACAGGCTCGACAGAAATCGCCTTTACCGAACACCTAGAGAACATACAGACTCTTGAAAAATTCGCTTTAGAACATCCCCATATTTCCTTTTTCATCGGTGGGGCTGGCTCAGAAAGCTATTACGATCAACTTCAATTACACGCAATTAAGCTATCACGAACAATTCAGGATATATTACCTGACTAA
- a CDS encoding DUF948 domain-containing protein — translation MNAWLLAAIIVLILAVVVFVGCLAIVVVPLRNTIKVLLTHVQGIQKQLEGIQTQTVALTVTMDRIKKDIDNKKETIQLVIQSVKETSTVLNKVSESSQAATTAIVRQLNTDSEKQAQTEQWINTAMKFINRKAQ, via the coding sequence ATGAATGCATGGTTATTAGCTGCAATTATTGTTTTGATACTCGCGGTCGTAGTATTTGTAGGATGCTTGGCTATAGTTGTAGTCCCGTTAAGAAATACAATCAAAGTACTTTTAACACATGTTCAGGGCATTCAAAAGCAGTTGGAGGGTATACAAACACAAACTGTAGCGCTAACAGTGACAATGGATCGGATAAAAAAGGACATTGATAATAAAAAGGAAACCATTCAATTGGTTATTCAATCTGTAAAAGAGACGAGTACCGTATTAAATAAAGTAAGCGAATCTTCACAAGCTGCAACAACGGCAATTGTAAGGCAGTTAAATACAGATTCAGAAAAACAGGCACAGACAGAGCAATGGATAAATACCGCGATGAAATTTATAAATCGCAAAGCTCAGTAG
- a CDS encoding glutathione peroxidase has protein sequence MSIYNYLIKKPNGEILSMETYRDKAMLIVNTASECQFTYQYEDMQKLYEKYKTSGLEILSFPCNQFGNQNPEDGQTSASKCKLQFGVQYPIFEKIEVNGNATHPLFNYLKHKVDCPPFAQQTMQQKMLFNHIQENFPDYLIGRNIRWNFTKFLVDKKGKVIQRFEPDTSMLDIELAIEQLL, from the coding sequence ATGAGTATATATAATTACTTAATTAAAAAACCAAATGGTGAAATTTTATCAATGGAAACATACCGTGATAAAGCAATGCTAATCGTTAATACTGCTAGTGAGTGTCAATTTACTTATCAATACGAGGATATGCAAAAGCTATATGAAAAATATAAAACAAGCGGCCTAGAGATTTTATCGTTCCCTTGTAATCAATTTGGCAATCAAAACCCTGAAGATGGCCAAACTTCTGCTTCAAAATGTAAACTTCAATTCGGTGTACAATACCCTATTTTCGAAAAAATTGAAGTGAACGGTAATGCTACTCACCCACTTTTCAATTATTTAAAGCATAAAGTAGATTGCCCTCCTTTTGCGCAACAGACGATGCAACAAAAAATGCTATTTAATCATATTCAAGAAAACTTCCCTGACTATTTAATCGGGCGTAATATTCGTTGGAACTTCACAAAGTTTTTAGTTGATAAAAAAGGTAAGGTTATTCAACGCTTTGAGCCAGATACATCTATGCTTGATATCGAATTGGCAATCGAACAATTACTTTAA
- a CDS encoding methionine ABC transporter ATP-binding protein, protein MIEFSNVSKVFKAKDRDVHAVKDVNLTVNQGDIFGIIGFSGAGKSTLLRLVNLLEKPSTGSIKVQGIDLATISQKDLRQLRRRIGMIFQNFNLMTSRTVAGNIGYPLKLAGAPKAEIERRTAELLKFVGLSEKAKDYPEQLSGGQKQRVGIARALATNPDILICDEATSALDPETTADILKLLKQVNQELGITVLLITHEMHVIQSICNRVAVMEKGQVIEEGEVYEVFTQPQHPTTQRFIQSVHQDIPSEQILKEWQQSGGQHLYRILFKGSLTHNPLLSEITQKHQVPFNIIYGSVRELQNKMFGNLLISFQGNDAQVKQVINELSQRVEVEEVILNEG, encoded by the coding sequence ATGATTGAATTTTCAAATGTATCCAAAGTATTTAAAGCGAAAGATCGGGACGTACATGCAGTAAAAGACGTTAACTTAACGGTCAATCAAGGCGATATTTTTGGCATTATCGGATTTAGTGGCGCTGGGAAAAGTACCCTGCTTCGTCTCGTCAATTTACTTGAAAAGCCTTCAACAGGCTCCATCAAAGTCCAAGGTATTGACTTAGCGACGATATCCCAAAAAGATCTTCGTCAATTGCGCCGACGTATTGGGATGATTTTTCAAAACTTTAATCTAATGACGTCACGTACTGTCGCAGGAAATATTGGCTATCCATTAAAACTAGCTGGGGCCCCAAAAGCTGAAATTGAACGACGAACAGCGGAACTATTGAAATTCGTTGGCTTATCTGAAAAAGCAAAAGACTACCCTGAACAGTTATCAGGGGGGCAAAAGCAACGTGTCGGCATCGCCCGCGCACTTGCGACGAATCCGGATATTTTAATTTGTGATGAAGCAACTTCTGCACTCGATCCGGAAACGACTGCCGATATATTAAAACTATTAAAGCAAGTAAATCAAGAACTCGGAATTACGGTTTTATTAATTACACATGAAATGCATGTTATCCAATCGATTTGTAATCGCGTTGCGGTCATGGAAAAGGGGCAAGTCATTGAGGAGGGGGAAGTATATGAGGTATTTACACAACCACAGCATCCAACTACACAGCGCTTTATTCAATCCGTACACCAAGACATTCCGTCCGAGCAAATATTAAAAGAATGGCAACAGTCTGGTGGTCAGCATTTATATCGTATCTTATTTAAAGGCTCATTAACCCATAACCCGCTACTTTCTGAAATCACCCAAAAGCATCAAGTACCCTTCAACATTATTTACGGTTCTGTACGAGAGCTCCAAAATAAAATGTTCGGGAACTTACTTATTTCCTTCCAAGGGAATGATGCACAGGTGAAACAAGTGATCAACGAGCTTTCACAGCGAGTAGAAGTAGAGGAGGTTATTTTAAATGAAGGTTGA
- a CDS encoding GNAT family N-acetyltransferase, with protein MFTYSIDEELSLKLVTLLDAPRIFELTEQSRTYLREWLPWLDSTNTVYDTENYVKFSMKLFAENNGLNTAILYRGEIVGIAGFNQLNWGNKTAYIGYWLGESYQGNGIMTRVAKGLTNIAFDEFNMNKVEIRAAIENKKSRSVPERLGYVYEGTIRSAEWLYNHYVDHAVYGMLAEEWENK; from the coding sequence ATGTTTACATACTCAATTGATGAAGAACTATCATTAAAATTAGTTACGCTTCTAGATGCACCGAGAATTTTTGAATTAACAGAACAGTCTCGAACTTATTTACGTGAATGGTTACCTTGGCTCGATTCAACGAACACCGTATATGATACAGAAAACTATGTGAAATTTTCAATGAAGCTTTTTGCAGAAAACAACGGATTAAATACAGCGATTTTGTATAGGGGAGAGATTGTAGGAATTGCAGGATTTAACCAATTGAACTGGGGAAACAAAACAGCATATATTGGTTATTGGTTAGGCGAATCTTATCAAGGAAACGGTATTATGACACGTGTTGCTAAAGGGCTGACAAATATAGCCTTTGATGAATTTAATATGAATAAGGTTGAAATTCGAGCTGCAATCGAGAACAAAAAAAGTCGAAGTGTTCCGGAACGATTAGGTTACGTCTACGAAGGAACAATACGTAGCGCTGAGTGGTTATATAATCATTATGTAGATCATGCAGTTTACGGGATGCTTGCAGAAGAATGGGAAAATAAATAA
- a CDS encoding MetQ/NlpA family ABC transporter substrate-binding protein, with translation MKKLLLSAVTAVSAFTLAACGGNENEVVKIGVNGADGAQWPILEEKLEKEGIEIELVEFADYTLPNNALAQGEVDLNAFQHISFLASYVNESGNDLIPLGSTVFAPLGLYSEKIKDIKEIKEGDKIAIPDDPSNQARALRLLESAGFIQLAEDFGLFGDPSKITANKLNLDIIPMTAQQTPHVLPDVVAAVINNGIAGQAGLNPGEDPIYRELAEDESVFPYVNIIAGRAEDKDNEVYQKIIELYHTEEIEKAIHDDTKGGQIMTVLSDGELQQTFEDLKVQSK, from the coding sequence ATGAAAAAATTATTATTATCAGCAGTAACAGCCGTATCAGCCTTTACATTAGCAGCTTGTGGAGGCAACGAAAATGAAGTCGTAAAAATTGGTGTAAATGGTGCAGACGGTGCACAGTGGCCGATTTTAGAAGAGAAGTTAGAAAAAGAAGGTATCGAAATTGAATTGGTTGAATTTGCCGACTATACATTACCAAATAATGCATTAGCACAAGGCGAAGTCGACTTAAACGCCTTTCAACACATTTCATTTTTAGCAAGTTATGTCAACGAAAGTGGCAATGATTTAATTCCATTAGGCTCAACTGTGTTTGCCCCACTTGGCTTATATTCAGAAAAAATTAAAGATATAAAGGAAATAAAAGAAGGTGACAAAATTGCCATCCCTGATGATCCTTCTAACCAAGCACGTGCATTGCGCCTATTAGAATCAGCAGGCTTTATCCAATTAGCAGAGGACTTCGGGTTATTCGGAGATCCATCAAAAATTACTGCCAACAAACTAAACTTAGATATCATTCCAATGACCGCACAGCAAACACCACACGTTTTACCTGATGTTGTAGCTGCTGTTATCAATAACGGAATCGCTGGACAAGCGGGTTTAAATCCTGGTGAGGATCCAATTTACCGAGAGCTAGCTGAAGATGAAAGTGTTTTCCCTTACGTGAATATCATTGCTGGACGAGCAGAAGATAAGGACAATGAAGTATATCAAAAAATTATTGAGCTCTATCACACAGAGGAAATTGAAAAAGCAATTCACGATGATACAAAGGGTGGTCAAATCATGACGGTCCTATCAGATGGTGAACTACAACAAACTTTCGAAGATTTAAAAGTACAATCAAAATAA
- a CDS encoding methionine ABC transporter permease: MKVDWNTFWPRIIEATGETLYMVILTLIFGSILGITIGLLLFVTRENNILESKITYTVLNILINIIRPIPFLIFLVALSPLTRIVMGTTIGTTAAVFPMTIAAAFGIARIVETNLISIDPGVIEAAKAMGASPLQIIFTVLIPEALGPLILGLTFVTISLIDFSAIAGTVGGGGLGHIAITYGYQRFDGSVMIVTVIILIILVQLAQWLGNFLAKKILRR; the protein is encoded by the coding sequence ATGAAGGTTGATTGGAATACATTTTGGCCAAGAATTATTGAAGCAACTGGCGAAACGCTCTACATGGTTATTTTAACGCTTATTTTTGGCTCTATTCTTGGTATAACAATAGGTTTACTTTTATTTGTAACACGAGAAAATAATATTTTGGAAAGTAAAATTACATACACTGTGCTGAATATTTTAATCAACATTATTCGCCCGATTCCATTTCTTATTTTCTTAGTTGCGCTATCTCCTCTAACTCGAATCGTTATGGGGACAACAATTGGAACAACTGCAGCTGTTTTCCCTATGACGATTGCAGCCGCCTTTGGAATTGCGCGCATTGTTGAAACAAACTTAATTAGTATCGATCCAGGTGTTATTGAAGCGGCAAAAGCGATGGGGGCAAGTCCACTGCAAATTATTTTTACGGTATTAATTCCGGAAGCGTTAGGTCCCCTTATTTTAGGTTTAACCTTCGTCACAATCAGCTTAATCGACTTCTCTGCTATTGCAGGAACAGTTGGCGGCGGTGGTTTAGGTCACATTGCAATCACCTATGGTTATCAGCGATTTGACGGTAGCGTCATGATAGTGACAGTTATTATATTAATTATTCTTGTACAGCTAGCTCAGTGGTTAGGTAACTTCTTAGCAAAAAAAATATTAAGACGATAG
- the ahpC gene encoding alkyl hydroperoxide reductase subunit C, producing the protein MALIGKEIAEFNAKAYQKGEFIDVSSENFKGQWSVVCFYPADFTFVCPTELEDLQNEYATLKSLGVEVYSVSTDTHFTHKAWHDTSDAIGKIEYIMIGDPSHVISKAFDVLNEEDGLAERGTFIIDPDGIVQAYEINAGGIGRDASTLVNKIKAAQYVRNNPGEVCPAKWQEGGETLTPSLDLVGKI; encoded by the coding sequence ATGGCTTTAATCGGTAAAGAAATTGCAGAATTTAACGCGAAAGCTTATCAAAAAGGTGAGTTTATCGACGTATCTTCAGAAAACTTCAAAGGACAATGGTCAGTGGTATGCTTCTATCCGGCAGATTTTACTTTCGTTTGCCCAACTGAATTAGAAGACTTACAAAACGAATATGCTACATTAAAATCTTTAGGGGTTGAAGTTTACTCAGTATCTACTGACACTCACTTCACTCATAAAGCTTGGCATGACACTTCTGATGCAATCGGTAAAATTGAGTACATTATGATTGGTGATCCATCACACGTTATTTCTAAGGCATTTGACGTGTTAAATGAAGAAGATGGTTTAGCAGAGCGTGGAACATTCATCATCGATCCAGATGGTATTGTACAAGCTTACGAAATCAACGCTGGTGGTATCGGTCGTGATGCATCGACTTTAGTTAACAAAATTAAAGCAGCTCAATACGTACGTAACAATCCAGGTGAAGTTTGCCCAGCTAAATGGCAAGAAGGCGGCGAAACATTAACACCAAGTCTAGACTTAGTAGGTAAAATCTAA